GCGTTGACAAAGTTAGAGGCACAAGGAGAGAATCCCGGAAGGTTTTGCAGAGGCAAGATGGGGGGCGTCAACGGTGCGGACGTTCTCGGTCGTGACCGGCTCTTCGGCTTTGCTCAACACTTTGTGGAGTTAGCTCGACCAACCGTCAATATGCTCGCTGGCGCTATCCGCAAAATGAATTGACTATTATTCGCCTGCTTCAAGGTAAGCAAGGTAAACCTCTCGGCCATCACGTTGTTTGCTTACTTCGACCGTTCCTTCCTCGATAACATAGGCCGTTCCCCCTTGGTCGTTTTCCTTTACGATGACTTCTCCAGGTTGATACCGGCCCAGCTTGATCATGAAACTCCTCCCGATGAAATAATTTCACCTTCGCAGTCCGCTTATAACGGAATGGTTGCGTAGACAAGGGCGATTCGGTTGCCGGAGACCAACTGGGGCGCATCCTCCATCATTTTGTTTGGGCGACTTGCGTGTTACTCTGCTAGTGGCTTAACGGCTAAGGAATCGAACAATGTTCCACGGCACAACCATATTAGCGATCAAACACAACGGTAAAGTCGTCGTCGTCGGCGACGGGCAGGTAAGCCTTGGCCAGACGGTGATGAAGCGCAGCGCTCGCAAGGTGCGCAAGCTTTATCATGACAAAGTCATTGCCGGTTTTGCCGGCGCGACGGCGGATGCGTTTACGTTGTTCGAAAAGTTCGAAGGCAAGCTCGAACAGTTCAACGGTAATCTCAAGCGCGCGGCGGTCGAATTGGCCAAAGATTGGCGCACTGACCGCATGCTGCGCCGTCTTGAGGCGCTGTTGATCATCGCGGACGTCAACGATTTGCTGGTGATCTCGGGCAGCGGCGATGTGATCGAGCCGGACGATGGCGTGATCGCCATCGGCTCCGGTGGCAACTATGCGCTGGCCGCCGCGCGGGTGCTCGTCAAACACTCTCAGCTCGACGCCCGTGCCATCGCCGAAGAGGCGATGCGCCAGGCGGCGGACATCTGCATTTACACCAATTCGCAGCTCACCTTTGAGCAATTGCCGTAGGCGCGCCTACGGTGCCGAATTGATTGCATTTCCTGGCGAACTTGCTAGGTGTTATCCTATTCTCATGAACGATGTAGCAAAAATAATTCCGCTCGACGCGGGTTCTTCCCCTGCGCCGGTGATGACACCTCGGGAAATCGTTTCAGAGCTCGACCGTTACATCGTCGGACAGAAGGATGCGAAGCGGGCCGTGGCGATTGCGCTGCGCAATCGCTGGCGCCGGCAACTGGTGCCGGAGGACCTGCGCGACGAGATTGCGCCGAAAAACATCATCATGATCGGACCGACGGGCGTGGGCAAAACCGAAATTTCCCGCCGCCTGGCCAAGCTGGCGCAGGCGCCTTTTATCAAAGTCGAAGCTTCCAAGTTTACCGAAGTGGGTTACGTCGGACGCGATGTCGAATCGATCATTCGCGATTTGACCGATCTGGCGGTCAACATGGTGAAAGAAGAGGAGAAGAAAAAGGTCGAAATTCGCGCCCGGGAAATTGCCGAGGAACGCATCTTGGATCTTTTGCTGCCGTCCAGCTCGAGCGAGAGCGGCGATGGCGAAGCGATCGACGCGCCGCGTCTGCAGGGGACGCGGGAGAAGTTCAAAAAAATGCTGCGCGACGGCAAGCTGGACGATCGCTTCGTCGACATCGAGATGACACAGAACATGATGCCGATGATCGAAGTGATGACGCCGCAGGGCATGGAAGGCATGGAGTTCAACTTGAAAGAGATGTTCTCCAACATGCTGCCGAAGAAAACCAAAAAGAAGACCGCCAAAATTCCCGAGGCGATGGAGATTCTCACCCAGGAAGAAGCGGCCAAGCTGATCGATATGGACAAAGTGACGGCGGAGGCCGTGCGCCGGGTCGAGCAATCGGGCATCGTTTTTTTGGACGAGATCGACAAGATCGCCGGGCGGGAGTCGAGCCACGGCCCGGACGTTTCGCGCGAAGGCGTGCAGCGCGATCTCTTGCCAATCGTGGAAGGTTCCACAGTCAACACCAAGTACGGCATGGTGAAAACCGATCATATTCTCTTCGTCGCTTCGGGCGCTTTTCACACCGCCAAGCCCTCCGATCTGATTCCTGAATTTCAGGGCCGTTTTCCGATTCGCGTCGAGCTTTCGCCGCTGGGCAAAGACGATTTCGTGCGGATATTGACCGAGCCGAAAAACGCGCTCATTCGCCAATATGCCGCGTTGCTCGAAACCGAAAAAGTTCACTTGAGTTTCGGCGATGACGCGATCGAAGAGATCGCGCGCATCGCTGCCGACGTGAACGAGCGCACGGAAAACATCGGTGCGCGCCGGCTCCACACCATTCTTGAACGATTGCTCGACGAGGTTTCCTTTACGGCACCGGAGATGCCCGGCAAGAATGTCGCCATCGACGCCCAATACGTCAAAGACCGCCTGGCGCCGATCTTGAAAAACGAAGACCTCTCGCGCTATATCCTCTAGTTCAACGTTCAAAGTTCCAGTTGTAAAATGGAGCGCGCCGCTGGCGCGCCGTTTTGGCTGTTGGAGCGATTGGCAGTGCGAAACCTGGAACACGAAACTCGAAACGACCGCTGACCATGGAAGATTTTATCGGCAAAGCAGAAGTTCTTATGGAAGCGCTGCCGTTCATTCGGCGCTTTTATGGGAAGACATTCGTCATAAAATATGGCGGCAACGCCATGATTGACGAAGAGCTCAAAGCGAGCTTTGCCCAGGACATCGTCTTGCTCAAGTACGTCGGCGTCAATCCGGTGGTGGTCCACGGCGGCGGCCCGCAGATCGACGAAGTGCTGGTCAAGATGGGCATCAAGAGCCAGTTTGTCCGCGGCATGCGCGTGACCGATCAGCAGACGCTCGACATTGTCGAGATGGTGTTGGTTGGCAAGCTCAATAAAGAGATTGTCATGCTCATCAACAAACATGGCGGTATGGCGGTGGGCTTGAGCGGCAAAGACGGCAGCCTCGTAGTCGCGCGCAAAATGAACGTGACCGTCTCTGAGAACGGCGCGCCGCCCGAAATCATCGATATCGGCATGGTCGGGGAAATCATTGGCATCAATCCGCTGATCATCGAGTCGCTCGATCAGAACAAATTTATCCCCGTGATCGCACCGGTGGGAGCCGGGCGCGAGGGCGAGACCTACAATATCAACGCCGATTTGGTCGCCGGCGAAATCGCCGAAGCGCTGCATGCCGAGAAGCTAATACTCATGACGGATGTTGCCGGTGTCAAAGACAAGAAGGGCGAGCTCTTGAGCACGCTCAAAGTCAATCAAGCGAAAAAGATGATCGAGGACGGTGTTATCGCCTCGGGCATGATCCCCAAAGTCGAATGCTGCATGGAAGCGCTCAAGGGCGGCGTCGAGAAGACTCACATCATCGATGGCCGCGTAAAGCACGCCGTGCTGCTCGAAGCCTTTACCAAGCAGGGAGTCGGGACGGAAGTGGTGCGGAAATGATGAAGAACCGCGATGTCGCCAAGCTCACCGATCAATATGTCGCGCAAACCTACGGACGTTATCCGATCGCGCTCGTGCGCGGCAAAGGCGCGCGCGTCTGGGACGCCGACGGCAAAGAGTACATCGACTTTCTCGCCGGTATCGCGGTCAATAGCCTCGGCCATTGCCACCCGGCGGTGGTGCGGGCGATCCAGCAGCAAGCCAAGACGCTGATTCACGTTTCTAATCTCTACCATATTCCACCGCAGTCCGAGCTGGCGCGTGAGCTGTGCCGCCACTCGTTTGCCGACCGCGTGTTCTTTTGCAATAGCGGCGCCGAAGCCAACGAAGCGGCCATCAAGCTGGCGCGCCGCTACGGCGGCGAGCACCTGGGCGGCAAACATGAAATCCTAACGGCGCAGAATTCTTTTCATGGGCGCACGCTGGCGACGCTGACGGCCACCGGTCAAGAGAAAGTTCGCGCCGGCTACGATCCGCTGCCGGCGGGCTTCCGGCAGATCCCCTACAACGATCTGGCCGCCGCCGAGGACGCCATCGATGCAAACAAGACCGTCGGTATCATGATCGAGCCGATCCAAGGCGAAGGCGGCGTTCATGTGCCGGACGACGCCTACATGAAAGGGCTGCGTGATCTGTGCGATCGGCGCGCCATCTTGCTGATTTTCGACGAAGTGCAGACCGGCATGGGGCGCACCGGCAAGCTCTTTGGCTACGAGCATTTCGGCGTTGCTCCCGACATCATGACCCTGGCCAAAGCGTTGGCGGGCGGTGTGCCGATGGGAGCGATGCTGGCGCGCGAGAAAGTCGCCAAGAGTTTCGGTCCCGGCAGCCACGCCTCGACCTTTGGTGGCAACCCATTGGCTTGCAGCGCCGCGTTGGCAGTGATGCGGACGTTGATAACCGGCGGTGTGCTCAGAAGCAGCATCAAGACCGGTAAGTATTTCGCTCACGCTCTGGAAAAATTCAAAGACAAGTTCCCATTTGTACGCGGCGTGCGCGGCAAGGGGCTGATTCTTGGCTTGGAGCTCGACATCGAAGGGGCGAAAATTGTCGACGAATGCATGAAAGAGGGGCTATTGCTCAACTGCACGGCGTACAAGATCTTGCGCTTCGTGCCACCGTTGACGATTACCAACAAAGAAATCGATCGCGGGTTGGCAATTCTAGAAAGAGTGCTGGCGCGTATTTAACCGTCGCGCAGCGAGATTTCATGGCAAAAAAAGATTTGCTCAACTACCACCGGCTGAGCCGCGCCGACATCGAGGCGATTTTTCGGCTGGCCGCGGACCTGAAGCACCAGCTCAAAAGCGGCATTGCGCACCCGCTGCTGGCGCATCGCTGCTTGGCGATGATTTTTGAAAAACCCAGTTTGCGCACGCGGGTGACATTCGAAGCGGGCATGGTCCAGTTGGGCGGCCACGCGGTGTTTCTGGGGCCCAATGAGGTTCAGCTTGGCGTGCGCGAAACCCCGGCGGATTGCGCGCGCAGCTTGAGCCGCTGGGTCGATATCATCACGGTGCGAACCTTTTCTCAGGAGACGCTGGTCGAGATGGCCAACTACGCCACCGTGCCGGTGATCAACGC
The window above is part of the Deltaproteobacteria bacterium genome. Proteins encoded here:
- a CDS encoding cyclic nucleotide-binding domain-containing protein, with protein sequence MIKLGRYQPGEVIVKENDQGGTAYVIEEGTVEVSKQRDGREVYLAYLEAGE
- the hslV gene encoding ATP-dependent protease subunit HslV, with product MFHGTTILAIKHNGKVVVVGDGQVSLGQTVMKRSARKVRKLYHDKVIAGFAGATADAFTLFEKFEGKLEQFNGNLKRAAVELAKDWRTDRMLRRLEALLIIADVNDLLVISGSGDVIEPDDGVIAIGSGGNYALAAARVLVKHSQLDARAIAEEAMRQAADICIYTNSQLTFEQLP
- the hslU gene encoding ATP-dependent protease ATPase subunit HslU yields the protein MTPREIVSELDRYIVGQKDAKRAVAIALRNRWRRQLVPEDLRDEIAPKNIIMIGPTGVGKTEISRRLAKLAQAPFIKVEASKFTEVGYVGRDVESIIRDLTDLAVNMVKEEEKKKVEIRAREIAEERILDLLLPSSSSESGDGEAIDAPRLQGTREKFKKMLRDGKLDDRFVDIEMTQNMMPMIEVMTPQGMEGMEFNLKEMFSNMLPKKTKKKTAKIPEAMEILTQEEAAKLIDMDKVTAEAVRRVEQSGIVFLDEIDKIAGRESSHGPDVSREGVQRDLLPIVEGSTVNTKYGMVKTDHILFVASGAFHTAKPSDLIPEFQGRFPIRVELSPLGKDDFVRILTEPKNALIRQYAALLETEKVHLSFGDDAIEEIARIAADVNERTENIGARRLHTILERLLDEVSFTAPEMPGKNVAIDAQYVKDRLAPILKNEDLSRYIL
- the argB gene encoding acetylglutamate kinase; protein product: MEDFIGKAEVLMEALPFIRRFYGKTFVIKYGGNAMIDEELKASFAQDIVLLKYVGVNPVVVHGGGPQIDEVLVKMGIKSQFVRGMRVTDQQTLDIVEMVLVGKLNKEIVMLINKHGGMAVGLSGKDGSLVVARKMNVTVSENGAPPEIIDIGMVGEIIGINPLIIESLDQNKFIPVIAPVGAGREGETYNINADLVAGEIAEALHAEKLILMTDVAGVKDKKGELLSTLKVNQAKKMIEDGVIASGMIPKVECCMEALKGGVEKTHIIDGRVKHAVLLEAFTKQGVGTEVVRK
- a CDS encoding acetylornithine transaminase; its protein translation is MKNRDVAKLTDQYVAQTYGRYPIALVRGKGARVWDADGKEYIDFLAGIAVNSLGHCHPAVVRAIQQQAKTLIHVSNLYHIPPQSELARELCRHSFADRVFFCNSGAEANEAAIKLARRYGGEHLGGKHEILTAQNSFHGRTLATLTATGQEKVRAGYDPLPAGFRQIPYNDLAAAEDAIDANKTVGIMIEPIQGEGGVHVPDDAYMKGLRDLCDRRAILLIFDEVQTGMGRTGKLFGYEHFGVAPDIMTLAKALAGGVPMGAMLAREKVAKSFGPGSHASTFGGNPLACSAALAVMRTLITGGVLRSSIKTGKYFAHALEKFKDKFPFVRGVRGKGLILGLELDIEGAKIVDECMKEGLLLNCTAYKILRFVPPLTITNKEIDRGLAILERVLARI